From the Bacteroidales bacterium genome, one window contains:
- a CDS encoding efflux RND transporter periplasmic adaptor subunit has protein sequence MKRYFSLLILLSVFFASCSNEKKNDANVPTADTTVYRVKTMLLEKQNIAQKIEYTASLLPYEEINYAPAAPGRIDQINVEVGSRVSKGTVIARMDRTNYNNANEQLQSARSNFMRMDTLHKLNSISDAQWEAAKTQYEVAKTNVDFLAGNTTLVSPINGIVTGKYFQSGELYSGVPNTAAGKAAIVTLMQINPLKAKINISERYYPLIKLGMKADVGVDIFKEKTFQGVVFRIYPTVSSDTRTFPVELTIPNSDEKLRPGMFARVSLDLGEASALVVPATALVKQEGTNNRFIFIAGADNVAHKIEVEIGTRFDDKIEIISEKIKEGDQIIIAGQNKLMDGSHISVVK, from the coding sequence ATGAAACGCTACTTCTCACTTCTAATCCTGTTATCCGTTTTTTTTGCTTCATGCAGCAATGAAAAAAAGAATGATGCTAACGTACCAACAGCCGACACCACGGTTTATCGCGTAAAGACCATGTTGCTCGAAAAACAAAATATTGCGCAGAAGATCGAATATACGGCCAGTTTGCTGCCATACGAAGAAATAAATTATGCCCCGGCAGCTCCGGGAAGGATCGACCAGATCAATGTGGAGGTCGGGAGCCGTGTAAGCAAAGGAACGGTGATTGCCCGCATGGACCGCACGAACTATAATAATGCCAACGAACAATTGCAGAGCGCACGTTCCAACTTTATGCGTATGGACACCCTTCATAAACTCAACAGTATTTCGGATGCGCAGTGGGAAGCCGCAAAAACCCAATACGAGGTTGCCAAAACCAATGTTGATTTTCTTGCAGGCAACACCACGCTGGTTTCTCCCATCAACGGGATTGTTACCGGGAAATATTTCCAAAGCGGTGAACTTTATTCCGGTGTTCCAAACACTGCTGCCGGGAAAGCAGCTATTGTCACGCTCATGCAGATCAACCCATTGAAAGCAAAGATCAATATTTCCGAGCGCTACTACCCTTTGATTAAACTGGGTATGAAAGCGGATGTCGGAGTTGATATTTTCAAGGAAAAAACTTTTCAGGGCGTGGTATTCAGGATTTATCCGACTGTCAGTTCGGATACCCGTACATTCCCCGTTGAACTTACCATCCCCAATTCGGATGAAAAATTACGCCCGGGAATGTTTGCAAGGGTGTCGCTCGATCTGGGTGAAGCCAGCGCACTTGTGGTGCCTGCTACAGCTTTGGTGAAACAGGAAGGTACCAATAATCGCTTTATATTTATTGCAGGTGCGGACAATGTAGCCCATAAAATTGAAGTAGAGATCGGCACCCGATTCGATGATAAAATAGAGATCATTTCTGAAAAGATCAAAGAAGGAGATCAGATCATTATCGCCGGGCAGAACAAGCTTATGGATGGTTCACATATTTCGGTCGTGAAGTGA
- a CDS encoding efflux RND transporter permease subunit, producing MSIYGSAVKKPVTTLMIFIAIIVVGIYSFTRLPIDLYPEIEIPAIMVYTGYSGANAADIETNISKPIENTLNTVSNLKEVYSTSRDNASVVTLEFEYGTDLDGAANDVRDALGMVTRYLPEGADDPIIFKFSTNMMPIMFFAITADESYEGIEEELNEKLVNPLNRIDGIGSVSLIGAPIREVSVNIDPRKMEAYNLTIEQIGNVLRAENLNMPAGSVDMGQMTYPLRVQGEFEQSEQIKNVVLTNYQGKTIYLKDVAVVNDSIRKMSLDEKINGRKGVRMMIMKQSGANTVQIAKEVNKKVAELKKDLPADVKIDPIWDTSDFITNSINNLTETLLFAFLFVMLVVIFFLGKWRATFIIILTIPISLIVAFIYLGISGSTINIISLSALSIGIGMVVDDAIVVLENITRHIERGSSPREAAVYATNEVWLAVIASTLTIVAVFFPLTLVSGMTGIMFKQLGWIVTITILTSAIAAITITPMLSSKFLGLKPVKKKPGWFSHERLVVPLLDKMDSFYVRSLRWSLRHKKIIVFGAFGILLFSVLLATSLKTEFIPETDQGQLSAVIELPAGIRVDETVKITRKIEDYINKEIPEKKLISTSSGANDQAGIAALFQSSGTNIINVTMRLVTASERNRSTADVADQLRNYLETIPEIVKYNVTAGGGMDMGGGNTVDLQIFGYDFDQTTALANDLAEKIKKIEGAKNVIISREKSKPELRVTLDKDKMSQNGLSTAVVSTMIRNRFLGLTATQFRESGNEYDVLVRFEEKYRSSIVDIENISIPTAAGMIKLGDIANIEEFWSPPNIEREHRERVVSIKVTPYKVSLGEMANKIKAEVKKVDAPSGIMMNVGGSYEDLEDSFKDLALLLLLSLVLVYLVMASQFESLKMPLIIMVSVPFAFTGVILALVLTKTTLSIIAALGAILLIGIAVKNAIVLIDFTNLMRDRGNSLDEAILKAGRSRLRPVIMTTATTILGMLPLALSTGEGSEIWRPMGIVVVGGLIFSTLVTMILVPVVYRIVVRRTERKAKRDAVAVMNSIDI from the coding sequence ATGAGTATATATGGAAGTGCCGTAAAGAAGCCTGTTACGACGTTGATGATTTTTATTGCAATTATTGTGGTCGGGATTTACTCATTTACCCGGCTGCCGATTGACCTGTATCCCGAGATAGAAATACCGGCCATCATGGTTTACACCGGGTATTCCGGTGCCAATGCCGCAGATATTGAAACAAATATCTCAAAACCTATTGAAAATACACTGAATACCGTCAGTAACCTGAAAGAAGTTTATTCCACCTCCAGGGATAATGCTTCGGTTGTTACTCTTGAATTTGAATACGGGACAGACCTTGACGGTGCGGCCAACGATGTGAGGGACGCCCTGGGAATGGTTACGCGCTATTTGCCGGAGGGAGCAGATGACCCAATAATTTTCAAGTTTAGCACCAACATGATGCCTATCATGTTTTTCGCAATTACCGCAGACGAAAGTTATGAAGGAATCGAAGAAGAATTGAACGAAAAACTGGTTAATCCACTGAACCGCATTGACGGGATCGGTTCTGTTTCACTAATTGGAGCGCCGATCCGAGAGGTAAGCGTAAATATTGACCCGCGGAAAATGGAGGCCTATAACCTGACGATAGAACAAATCGGTAATGTTTTGCGTGCAGAAAACCTGAACATGCCTGCCGGATCGGTGGATATGGGGCAGATGACTTATCCGCTTCGGGTTCAGGGCGAATTTGAGCAAAGTGAACAGATAAAAAACGTAGTTCTTACCAATTATCAGGGAAAAACCATCTACCTGAAAGATGTGGCTGTCGTGAACGACTCTATTCGTAAAATGAGCCTTGACGAAAAAATCAATGGCAGAAAAGGTGTCCGCATGATGATCATGAAACAGTCCGGCGCCAATACAGTGCAGATAGCCAAAGAAGTGAACAAAAAGGTCGCCGAACTGAAAAAAGACCTGCCGGCCGATGTCAAGATTGACCCGATATGGGATACCAGTGATTTTATTACAAATTCTATTAACAACCTGACGGAAACCTTACTGTTTGCCTTTTTATTTGTGATGCTGGTGGTAATTTTCTTCCTGGGAAAATGGAGGGCAACATTTATCATCATCCTGACTATTCCTATTTCGCTGATTGTCGCCTTTATCTACCTTGGAATTTCAGGCAGCACCATTAATATTATTTCGCTTTCGGCCTTGTCCATAGGTATCGGAATGGTGGTGGATGATGCGATCGTGGTACTTGAGAATATTACCCGGCACATCGAGCGTGGTAGTTCGCCACGGGAAGCCGCCGTATATGCTACTAACGAGGTGTGGCTTGCTGTAATTGCCTCCACCCTGACCATTGTCGCCGTTTTCTTCCCGCTTACCCTGGTATCAGGAATGACAGGGATCATGTTTAAACAATTGGGATGGATCGTGACCATAACTATCCTCACTTCGGCTATTGCTGCTATCACAATTACACCTATGCTTAGCTCAAAGTTTTTAGGATTGAAACCTGTGAAAAAGAAACCAGGCTGGTTCAGCCATGAGCGTCTGGTGGTTCCGTTATTGGACAAGATGGACAGCTTTTATGTCCGCTCCCTGAGATGGAGTTTACGTCATAAAAAAATCATTGTTTTCGGGGCTTTTGGAATCCTCTTGTTTTCAGTATTACTGGCCACATCATTAAAGACTGAGTTCATCCCTGAAACGGATCAGGGCCAATTGTCTGCTGTTATCGAATTGCCTGCGGGTATCAGGGTGGATGAAACTGTGAAGATTACCCGTAAGATTGAAGATTATATTAATAAAGAAATCCCAGAGAAAAAATTGATTTCCACTTCTTCAGGTGCAAATGACCAGGCCGGAATCGCTGCTTTATTCCAGAGCTCTGGAACCAATATCATTAATGTTACCATGAGGCTCGTTACCGCCTCTGAAAGAAACCGTTCTACTGCTGATGTTGCTGACCAGCTCCGTAATTATCTGGAGACCATTCCTGAAATTGTAAAGTATAATGTTACTGCAGGAGGTGGTATGGACATGGGTGGGGGAAATACTGTGGACCTTCAGATATTCGGTTACGATTTTGACCAGACCACGGCCCTTGCCAATGATCTGGCAGAGAAAATCAAAAAAATTGAAGGAGCCAAAAATGTGATCATCAGCCGTGAAAAATCAAAACCTGAATTAAGGGTGACACTGGATAAGGATAAAATGTCGCAGAACGGATTAAGTACTGCTGTGGTTTCCACAATGATCCGCAACAGATTCCTTGGTTTAACAGCAACCCAGTTCCGCGAATCAGGAAATGAATATGATGTGTTGGTGCGCTTTGAAGAAAAGTACAGAAGTTCCATAGTCGATATTGAGAATATCAGCATCCCTACCGCTGCAGGTATGATCAAGCTCGGCGATATTGCTAATATTGAAGAGTTCTGGTCACCGCCAAATATTGAAAGAGAGCACCGAGAAAGGGTGGTTTCCATTAAAGTGACACCATATAAGGTTTCACTCGGTGAAATGGCAAATAAAATCAAAGCTGAGGTGAAAAAAGTGGACGCGCCTTCCGGTATTATGATGAATGTTGGCGGTTCTTACGAAGACCTTGAGGATTCATTCAAAGACTTGGCGCTGCTGCTGCTGCTGAGCCTTGTACTCGTGTACCTTGTAATGGCATCTCAGTTTGAATCACTCAAGATGCCGCTGATCATCATGGTGTCTGTTCCTTTTGCCTTCACAGGGGTTATTCTTGCCCTGGTACTGACAAAGACGACCTTAAGCATCATTGCCGCTTTAGGCGCCATTCTGCTTATTGGTATTGCCGTTAAAAATGCTATTGTGCTGATCGACTTTACCAACCTGATGCGCGACAGGGGGAACAGCCTTGACGAGGCAATTCTGAAAGCCGGCCGGTCACGTTTACGCCCTGTAATTATGACTACCGCCACCACAATTTTAGGTATGCTTCCGCTGGCGCTAAGTACAGGCGAAGGTTCTGAAATTTGGAGACCAATGGGAATTGTAGTTGTTGGCGGTTTAATATTCAGTACCCTTGTTACCATGATATTAGTTCCGGTGGTTTATCGTATCGTGGTGAGAAGAACCGAGCGAAAAGCCAAAAGAGATGCTGTAGCTGTTATGAATTCTATTGATATTTAA
- the lipB gene encoding lipoyl(octanoyl) transferase LipB codes for MEVKFRDLRLISYDRAYEIQEQIFNKIIFHKTGKPIIENEVLNHLLFCEHPHVYTLGKSGSENNLLIDYIQLQAKNAVFHRTNRGGDITYHGPGQIVGYPILDLEQFNMGVKTYVHAIEESIILTLSEYNIAAGRLEGATGVWLEAHSSHARKICAIGIRTSRYVSMHGFAFNVNTDLTYFNYINPCGFTDKAVTSLQKELNKFCDVEDVKLKLKENISKVFGMKLIPDTKK; via the coding sequence ATGGAAGTTAAATTCAGGGATTTAAGATTGATATCTTATGATAGGGCTTATGAAATACAAGAACAGATATTCAATAAAATAATTTTTCATAAAACCGGCAAACCAATAATTGAAAACGAAGTTTTAAACCATTTACTTTTTTGCGAACACCCTCATGTTTACACTTTGGGAAAAAGCGGCTCTGAAAACAATCTTCTGATTGATTACATACAACTTCAGGCAAAAAATGCTGTTTTTCACAGAACAAACCGCGGAGGAGATATCACTTATCATGGTCCCGGGCAAATTGTGGGGTATCCGATTTTGGATTTAGAACAATTTAATATGGGTGTTAAAACTTACGTTCATGCCATTGAAGAGTCTATCATCCTTACACTTTCGGAATATAATATTGCTGCCGGAAGGCTTGAAGGAGCCACAGGAGTCTGGCTTGAGGCTCATAGTTCACATGCCAGAAAGATATGCGCTATTGGAATACGGACAAGCCGCTACGTTAGCATGCACGGTTTTGCATTTAATGTGAATACAGACCTGACTTATTTTAATTATATTAATCCCTGCGGCTTCACCGACAAAGCAGTAACATCACTCCAGAAAGAGTTAAATAAATTTTGTGATGTTGAAGATGTTAAGCTAAAGCTTAAAGAAAATATTTCAAAAGTATTTGGTATGAAACTGATACCTGATACAAAAAAATAA
- the lysS gene encoding lysine--tRNA ligase yields the protein MNNEYSEQEQIRRQALTELYNLGINPYPAETFEVNTITSEIHGNFPANNNMYQDVSIAGRIMSRRIMGAASFVELQDAHDRIQLYFKRDDICPGEDKTLYNTVFKKLLDIGDIIGVKGYVFITQMGEITIHVKEFKLLSKSLRPLPIVKEKDLVVYDAFTDPEQRYRQRYLDLIVNRDVRQIFVKRANVINSIRQFLNGKGYLEVETPVLQPIYGGAAARPFKTFHNTLNSTLYLRIANELYLKRLIVGGYDGVFEFAKDFRNEGMDRFHNPEFTQMELYVAYKDYEWMMDLVEEMVEKAALDTNGITRIKVGENIIDFKRPWKRYTMFEVIKQYTGIDISVMTEEELRKTAKTLNIEITPSMGKGKIIDEIFGEKCEPNLIQPTFIIDYPLEMSPLAKKHRSKEGLVERFEAIVNGKELCNAFSELNDPIDQRKRFEAQLELGKRGDEESMVLDEDFLRAIEFAMPPAAGLGIGIDRLVMIMTNSHSIQDVLLFPQMKPEIKSVVTSVDDFVAKGIPSVYAELIMKAGFNTPDSLTNAVPTKLFNDICGLRKKLKLDIKAPTIEEVTGWINNI from the coding sequence ATGAACAACGAGTATAGCGAACAGGAACAAATCAGGCGACAAGCACTCACAGAGCTTTATAATTTGGGTATAAATCCTTATCCGGCTGAAACATTTGAAGTAAATACAATAACTTCAGAAATACATGGAAATTTTCCCGCAAATAATAATATGTATCAGGATGTAAGTATAGCTGGCCGTATTATGTCAAGGCGTATTATGGGGGCAGCTTCATTTGTTGAATTACAAGATGCCCACGACAGGATTCAGTTGTACTTTAAGCGTGACGATATATGTCCGGGGGAAGATAAAACCTTATATAATACTGTATTTAAAAAATTATTGGATATCGGAGATATAATAGGAGTGAAGGGGTATGTTTTTATCACACAGATGGGAGAAATAACAATACATGTTAAAGAATTTAAGCTGTTAAGCAAATCTTTAAGGCCCTTGCCTATTGTAAAGGAAAAAGACCTGGTTGTATATGACGCTTTTACTGACCCTGAACAGCGTTACCGTCAGCGTTATCTCGACCTGATTGTGAACAGGGATGTCAGGCAGATATTTGTTAAACGGGCAAATGTTATTAATTCTATCAGGCAGTTTTTGAATGGCAAAGGATACCTTGAAGTAGAAACTCCTGTTTTGCAGCCGATATATGGAGGAGCAGCAGCCAGACCTTTTAAAACATTTCACAATACACTTAACAGCACACTATATCTTCGTATTGCCAATGAACTTTATCTGAAGCGCCTTATTGTAGGAGGTTACGATGGAGTATTTGAATTTGCAAAAGATTTCCGTAATGAAGGTATGGATCGGTTTCATAATCCGGAGTTTACCCAGATGGAGTTATATGTGGCATACAAAGATTACGAATGGATGATGGACTTGGTGGAAGAAATGGTGGAAAAGGCAGCTCTTGACACCAATGGCATTACGCGGATTAAAGTAGGGGAAAATATAATTGACTTTAAACGCCCATGGAAACGCTATACTATGTTCGAAGTTATAAAACAGTACACAGGTATTGATATTTCTGTGATGACCGAAGAAGAACTTCGTAAAACAGCAAAAACCTTAAATATCGAAATTACTCCCTCCATGGGTAAAGGAAAAATTATTGATGAGATTTTTGGAGAAAAATGCGAGCCCAATCTGATTCAACCAACATTCATAATTGATTATCCGCTTGAGATGTCACCACTTGCCAAAAAACATCGCAGCAAAGAAGGCCTTGTGGAGCGTTTTGAAGCTATTGTTAATGGAAAAGAGCTTTGTAATGCTTTTTCAGAACTTAATGACCCCATTGACCAGCGTAAAAGATTCGAAGCTCAACTTGAATTAGGCAAACGCGGTGACGAAGAATCCATGGTGTTGGATGAAGATTTTCTGAGGGCTATAGAATTTGCTATGCCACCTGCAGCAGGTTTGGGAATCGGCATTGACAGGTTGGTTATGATTATGACAAATTCACATTCTATTCAGGACGTTTTGTTATTCCCGCAAATGAAACCCGAGATTAAATCAGTGGTTACTTCTGTTGATGATTTTGTGGCAAAAGGAATCCCTTCTGTTTATGCCGAATTGATTATGAAAGCTGGCTTTAATACTCCTGATTCATTAACAAATGCTGTCCCTACAAAATTGTTTAACGATATCTGTGGCCTGCGAAAAAAATTAAAATTAGATATTAAAGCTCCGACCATTGAAGAAGTAACAGGTTGGATCAATAATATTTGA
- a CDS encoding radical SAM protein encodes MFPSKAPYLLYSDDNGNIFEDTSLHVVGRSGRINKVLQKEDFILLPEGSDFFHLPGRRAVGYDYKTKQLRTCYKGWAVAAFVAPAYTLTYNASWVTEAQAPRLPLYAYAAIGWFDNKFFTTALRIDPDIRQDCNQFNQHYVEKNAKKMLKVNPGNRLLKHLSHCALVYFCPAARNYFMNRWEAPLPTSPVCNSRCVGCISYQPKEHKIVSTQNRITFIPIPEEISEIAVAHLESASNPIVSFGQGCEGEPLMVWETLRDAIKIIRSQTSKGIINLNTNGSRPDAVEELCKAGLQSIRVSMNSVRKEIYQAYYNPVNYEFEDVLDSISIARKNNIWVSVNYFVFPGQTDNTLEVEALKNFIKKYDINMIQWRNFNIDPEWYNEIVAPAKDSVCIGIKNLIKNIKSEFPKLCNGYFNPGEQIITSRL; translated from the coding sequence ATGTTTCCGTCAAAAGCTCCATATTTATTATACAGTGACGATAATGGAAATATATTTGAAGATACATCTTTGCATGTTGTAGGGCGGAGTGGAAGAATTAATAAAGTTTTACAAAAAGAAGATTTTATCTTGCTGCCCGAAGGCAGCGACTTTTTTCATCTACCAGGCAGGCGTGCAGTAGGGTATGATTATAAAACAAAGCAACTTCGAACATGCTATAAAGGTTGGGCTGTGGCAGCTTTCGTTGCGCCGGCATACACCCTCACATATAACGCATCATGGGTTACGGAGGCACAAGCACCTCGCTTACCATTATATGCTTATGCTGCCATTGGTTGGTTTGATAATAAATTTTTTACAACAGCTTTACGTATTGATCCGGATATCAGGCAGGATTGCAATCAATTTAATCAGCATTATGTTGAGAAAAATGCAAAAAAAATGCTGAAAGTTAACCCCGGTAACAGGCTGCTGAAGCATTTGTCACATTGTGCCCTGGTATATTTTTGCCCTGCAGCCCGTAACTATTTTATGAACCGCTGGGAAGCCCCTTTACCCACGTCACCTGTCTGCAATTCACGCTGTGTAGGATGTATTTCATACCAACCTAAAGAACACAAAATTGTTTCAACACAAAACCGTATTACTTTTATTCCCATTCCAGAAGAAATTTCTGAAATTGCAGTGGCACATCTTGAAAGTGCATCTAACCCTATTGTTAGCTTTGGGCAAGGTTGTGAAGGAGAGCCTCTAATGGTATGGGAGACCTTGCGTGATGCCATTAAAATCATTCGATCGCAAACATCAAAAGGAATTATCAACCTGAATACAAATGGGAGTAGGCCGGATGCCGTTGAAGAACTTTGTAAAGCGGGTTTGCAAAGTATTAGGGTAAGCATGAACAGTGTAAGGAAAGAAATTTACCAGGCATATTATAATCCTGTGAACTATGAGTTTGAAGATGTTCTTGATAGTATCAGTATTGCACGAAAAAATAATATATGGGTTTCGGTCAATTATTTTGTTTTTCCCGGGCAGACAGATAATACATTAGAGGTTGAAGCTTTAAAAAATTTTATAAAAAAATACGATATAAACATGATACAATGGCGTAACTTTAACATTGACCCTGAATGGTATAATGAGATTGTGGCGCCAGCAAAGGATTCCGTTTGTATCGGAATAAAGAATTTGATTAAAAATATTAAATCTGAATTTCCAAAACTTTGCAACGGATATTTTAATCCGGGAGAGCAAATAATCACATCAAGGTTATAA
- the efp gene encoding elongation factor P gives MATTADIRNGLCIEFNNDLFVVVDFQHVKPGKGGAFIRTKLKSLTTGKVISNTFNSGVKIDVTRVERRPYQYLYKDDIGYHFMHAETFEQVSIIEDLIESYDLLKEGQGVEIMFHADTERPLSCELPAFIELEVTYTEPGLRGDTATNTLKHATVETGAIIDVPLFINIGEKIRIDTRTHSYYERVKS, from the coding sequence ATGGCTACTACGGCAGATATCAGAAATGGTTTGTGTATAGAGTTTAACAATGATTTATTTGTTGTTGTTGATTTTCAGCATGTAAAACCCGGAAAGGGTGGTGCTTTTATCCGTACAAAACTTAAAAGTTTAACTACCGGAAAGGTGATTTCCAATACTTTTAATTCAGGCGTTAAGATTGACGTAACCAGAGTTGAGAGAAGGCCTTATCAATACCTTTATAAAGATGATATAGGTTACCATTTTATGCATGCTGAAACATTTGAACAGGTTTCCATCATTGAAGACCTTATTGAATCATACGATTTACTTAAAGAAGGTCAGGGGGTTGAAATTATGTTTCATGCCGATACAGAACGCCCACTTTCCTGTGAACTCCCGGCATTTATTGAACTTGAAGTTACCTATACCGAACCCGGCCTGAGGGGCGATACTGCAACCAATACTTTGAAACATGCCACTGTTGAAACAGGCGCTATCATTGATGTCCCTCTCTTTATAAATATTGGAGAAAAAATTAGAATTGATACCAGAACTCATTCGTATTATGAAAGAGTAAAATCATAA
- a CDS encoding UDP-3-O-(3-hydroxymyristoyl)glucosamine N-acyltransferase — MDFEKTFTLKKIAELINAKYKGEDNHIISGINEIHMVKPGDITFVDFEKYYDKALGSNASTIIINKDITPPEGKALIISEDPFRDYVTLVKYFRKFEPCYKYISDTAVIGKGTVIQPGAFIGNNVIIGENCIIHSNVSIYDHAVIGNNVIIQSNSVIGGDAFYFKRRPTHYDKMESCGNIIIEDDVEIGALCALDKGVSGNTVIGKGTKIDNLVQIGHDTVVGKHCLIGSHSAIAGVSTLEDNVCIWAQVLINKDLTIGKGAVLLAMSAVDKSLEGGKTYFGAPAIEARKKWKEIAALKKLAEKNM; from the coding sequence ATGGATTTTGAAAAAACCTTTACCCTCAAAAAAATTGCCGAATTAATAAATGCCAAGTATAAAGGCGAGGATAACCATATTATTTCCGGAATAAATGAGATTCATATGGTGAAACCAGGTGATATTACATTTGTTGATTTTGAAAAGTATTATGATAAAGCCCTCGGCTCCAATGCATCAACGATTATTATTAATAAAGATATTACCCCTCCTGAAGGAAAAGCACTGATTATATCTGAAGATCCTTTCAGAGATTATGTAACACTGGTAAAATATTTTAGAAAATTTGAACCCTGTTATAAATATATCAGTGATACTGCTGTAATTGGCAAAGGAACCGTTATCCAGCCAGGAGCTTTTATAGGAAATAATGTTATTATTGGAGAAAACTGCATTATTCATTCCAATGTAAGTATCTATGACCATGCTGTCATTGGTAATAATGTTATTATACAGTCAAATTCGGTTATCGGAGGAGATGCTTTTTATTTTAAACGCCGTCCAACTCATTATGATAAAATGGAATCCTGCGGAAATATTATTATTGAGGATGATGTGGAAATTGGAGCATTATGTGCCCTGGATAAAGGCGTTTCAGGAAACACTGTGATTGGGAAAGGAACTAAAATAGACAACCTTGTTCAGATAGGCCATGATACAGTCGTTGGCAAGCATTGCCTTATCGGTTCTCATTCAGCTATCGCCGGAGTATCAACTCTTGAAGATAACGTGTGCATCTGGGCGCAGGTGCTGATTAATAAAGACCTTACCATAGGAAAAGGTGCGGTGCTTCTGGCCATGTCGGCAGTTGACAAATCGCTGGAAGGCGGTAAAACATATTTCGGAGCACCTGCCATTGAAGCCCGCAAAAAGTGGAAAGAAATTGCGGCCCTTAAAAAACTCGCAGAAAAAAATATGTAA
- a CDS encoding LysR family transcriptional regulator encodes MEKKFFKRYSNIRINYKLWMSSESGKEILDDAKWQMLISIHQMGSLKAAADKENISYRKAWGDVIKMENILGFHLVEKHRGGKTGGLTILTDEGKRLVEAYVDFRAEFQNNVNETIRRFKKTLKQ; translated from the coding sequence TTGGAAAAAAAATTTTTTAAAAGATATTCCAATATTCGCATCAACTATAAATTGTGGATGTCGTCAGAGTCTGGTAAAGAAATTCTTGATGATGCCAAATGGCAGATGCTTATTTCCATACATCAGATGGGGTCGCTGAAAGCTGCTGCAGATAAGGAAAATATTAGCTATCGCAAAGCATGGGGCGATGTTATAAAAATGGAAAATATACTGGGCTTCCATTTGGTTGAAAAGCATAGGGGAGGCAAAACAGGAGGGCTGACAATTTTAACCGATGAAGGGAAACGTCTGGTTGAAGCATATGTTGATTTTCGTGCTGAATTTCAAAATAATGTAAACGAAACAATCAGAAGGTTTAAAAAGACTTTGAAGCAATAG
- the wtpA gene encoding tungstate ABC transporter substrate-binding protein WtpA has protein sequence MKQLSLIIITLVLALIIGCGNSNKVGGDVISNNEQLKGSLIIFHAGSLSYPVKAICDSFGKKYPDVKIYTEAAGSKECARKISDLKKNCDIMLSADYKVIDNLLIPEWADWNLKFAANEMAIVFTEKSRYANEINRDNWHEILLRKDVVYGRSDPESDPCGVRAILTMLLADKYYNKPELSNRLKNKNTNYIRPKETDLIALLETGSLDYIFLYRSVAQQHKLKYILLPDEINLKNENFADLYASVSIETTGKKLGEKIIETGAPMVYGLTIPKSVKNYKLAVAFLTFFLDPSGGMAIIEASGQPSVVPASTGTYDKIPEELKLYAKPETQE, from the coding sequence ATGAAACAACTATCATTAATAATTATAACTTTAGTATTAGCATTGATAATTGGATGTGGAAATTCTAATAAGGTTGGGGGTGATGTAATAAGTAATAACGAACAATTAAAAGGAAGTTTGATTATTTTTCATGCGGGAAGTTTATCTTATCCGGTAAAAGCAATTTGTGATTCGTTTGGGAAAAAATATCCTGATGTAAAGATCTATACCGAAGCAGCCGGGAGCAAAGAGTGTGCAAGAAAAATCAGTGACCTGAAAAAGAATTGCGATATTATGCTTTCTGCAGATTACAAAGTGATTGATAATTTATTAATTCCTGAATGGGCAGACTGGAACTTAAAATTTGCAGCCAATGAGATGGCTATTGTTTTTACCGAAAAATCAAGATATGCTAATGAGATTAACAGGGATAACTGGCATGAAATTTTACTAAGAAAGGATGTTGTTTATGGAAGAAGCGATCCGGAAAGCGACCCTTGCGGCGTGAGAGCAATTCTTACCATGCTTCTGGCTGATAAATATTATAATAAACCTGAATTGTCAAATAGATTAAAAAATAAAAACACGAATTATATCAGGCCCAAAGAAACAGACCTGATTGCATTGTTGGAAACTGGTTCTCTGGATTACATTTTTTTATACCGCTCAGTGGCACAACAGCATAAACTGAAGTATATTCTACTACCGGATGAAATAAATTTAAAAAATGAGAACTTTGCAGATTTATATGCTTCTGTGAGTATTGAAACGACCGGAAAAAAACTTGGAGAAAAAATTATTGAAACAGGAGCTCCTATGGTTTATGGGCTTACCATTCCCAAAAGCGTTAAAAATTATAAGCTTGCAGTAGCCTTTCTGACTTTTTTTCTTGACCCTTCAGGAGGTATGGCTATCATTGAAGCAAGTGGGCAGCCATCGGTTGTTCCGGCAAGCACTGGAACTTATGACAAAATTCCGGAAGAATTGAAACTTTATGCAAAGCCTGAAACACAGGAATAA